The Trypanosoma brucei brucei TREU927 chromosome 9, whole genome shotgun sequence genome includes a window with the following:
- a CDS encoding SLACS reverse transcriptase, putative (truncated; corresponds to C-terminal half of ORF2), whose amino-acid sequence MTRSKESNKHFTAYLLDIMVPATPDKLQHAYKTIAQQIEKLGIVNNADKTEVLELTGDTGFGTAVKACARVLGAYVAPDPMSEEIREGVKKVMETDRLFKAIVELPLYNRTRWRILAMSAMPRITFLLRNHDMQHTHRVASWFDERTTQVMEHILGQPMTERARNIAALPVSMGGCGIRRMAQVAEYAHQCAGEKGLQQRKTEEADQRQQDDLYATLGGADRQVFTANTAAGAGRPLTDAQVRLDDATFGVYLRERLLVRVLPEGVKCLCGEDASNHHIHTCTKVHNKPRQMRHDIINSVFANGLRLCGFQCATEPRLNEVSKRRPDILIAGLDTYAVTDITVTYPGRVTVGNTAQGQRSVAAADPMKAALVRFQEKERKYSYWAIQNGLAFAPFVMLTNGAIFGKSRDWLRRVLRGQDHRLTVTTAFDGITADVVAAVLRGNVHVYSAAEAMEKARRL is encoded by the coding sequence ATGACTCGCAGCAAAGAATCCAACAAGCACTTTACGGCGTATCTACTCGATATCATGGTACCAGCAACACCAGATAAGCTACAACATGCTTACAAGACGATAGCCCAACAGATAGAGAAACTCGGAATCGTCAACAATGCGGACAAAACCGAGGTCCTCGAACTGACTGGGGACACAGGCTTTGGGACAGCGGTGAAGGCGTGTGCGCGAGTTCTTGGAGCGTACGTGGCCCCGGATCCAATGAGCGAGGAGATTCGGGAGGGGGTGAAGAAGGTGATGGAAACAGACCGCCTCTTCAAGGCAATCGTGGAGCTACCCCTCTACAACAGGACACGATGGAGGATTCTGGCGATGTCGGCAATGCCAAGGATCACATTCCTGTTGCGGAACCACGATAtgcaacacacacaccggGTGGCTTCCTGGTTCGATGAGAGGACCACCCAGGTAATGGAGCATATTCTCGGGCAACCCATGACCGAAAGGGCCCGGAATATAGCGGCGCTGCCCGTGAGCATGGGTGGCTGTGGAATTAGGCGGATGGCCCAAGTGGCAGAGTACGCCCACCAGTGCGCCGGAGAGAAAGGTCTCCAGCAGAGGAAGACGGAGGAGGCTGACCAAAGACAGCAAGACGACCTCTACGCCACCCTTGGGGGTGCTGATCGTCAAGTCTTTACAGCCAATACCGCCGCCGGAGCTGGCAGGCCCCTCACGGATGCTCAGGTGAGGCTGGACGACGCCACTTTCGGAGTGTACCTGCGGGAACGTTTACTTGTGAGGGTACTACCGGAGGGGGTCAAATGCCTATGTGGTGAAGACGCGAGCAATCACCACATCCACACGTGCACCAAAGTGCACAATAAACCCAGGCAGATGCGACACGACATCATTAACAGCGTGTTCGCAAACGGCCTTCGCCTCTGTGGGTTCCAGTGCGCGACGGAACCACGCCTAAATGAGGTGAGCAAGAGGAGGCCGGACATCCTCATTGCGGGGTTGGATACGTACGCGGTGACGGACATCACGGTGACGTATCCAGGGCGCGTGACCGTCGGAAACACCGCCCAAGGTCAGCGCTCAGTAGCTGCGGCAGATCCAATGAAAGCCGCATTGGTGCGCTTCCAGGAAAAGGAGCGCAAGTACAGCTACTGGGCGATACAAAATGGACTGGCCTTCGCACCATTTGTTATGCTTACAAACGGTGCTATTTTCGGCAAAAGTCGTGACTGGCTTCGCCGCGTCCTCCGGGGCCAGGACCACCGACTTACGGTAACCACCGCATTCGACGGGATAACTGCGGATGTGGTGGCAGCCGTCCTCCGCGGGAATGTTCACGTTTACAGTGCGGCAGAGGCAATGGAGAAAGCCAGAAGGCTCTAA
- a CDS encoding DNA polymerase epsilon subunit B, putative — translation MDYRNDIQQLARAHQFRLHPLALKGLSDYLATLNGNIDAQRNALRDIFALLHRACGLERFVDGEKVKSVVSLHSSKVQGAIDGVVPTVDVLSLDDTPYAYIDEWSGEVRVQSTRQHGDRFTVLNQRYLFARKRCLRSGLFSRDSSKQPIDQGLPSLVPSIALEGIDPSDTVAVLGMLVKHSSATYLEDIYGRVKLIMRGCVHPPVGVVGEGFFVVVKGQWVGGLFVVASVDLPPAERREDTLRVVGSDFDLFGRRPDDVVAAFRREKTSLGSVVIVMSQIHLDQRSTVDSLISFFREMQNRSEAELTDTTLVMVGEFCSSPIHYDDVSHLPEPFEGCDRYRSLMNILATVITVHAPSVAQLTQVVIVPGCGDITGLLGVLPQPPIVSTFGKVLQARLKKVVLAPNPCRLRFFTHEMIVVRRDFSRSLREKERTFEWSRHEASTPVISFESIAKTILDEAHLAPGVTEGILWKADKALCLPVLPHLLVMCDSTEQWECSYKGVRIVNPGPFSLGKTFLWYTPADGECSLSSVDDQV, via the coding sequence ATGGATTACCGTAATGATATCCAACAGTTAGCTCGGGCGCATCAGTTTCGCCTTCACCCCCTCGCTCTAAAGGGACTGTCTGACTACCTCGCCACTCTCAACGGCAATATCGACGCGCAACGTAACGCGCTTCGTGACATTTTTGCGCTTCTTCATAGGGCTTGCGGCTTGGAAAGATTTGTGGACGGTGAAAAAGTGAAATCTGTTGTATCTTTGCATTCATCTAAGGTACAGGGGGCGATCGACGGTGTTGTGCCGACTGTTGATGTGCTATCGCTGGATGACACGCCCTATGCGTATATTGATGAGTGGAGCGGCGAGGTAAGAGTACAGTCAACGCGACAACACGGTGATCGGTTCACAGTACTTAACCAACGCTACCTTTTTGCCAGAAAAAGGTGCTTAAGGAGTGGCTTGTTCTCCCGGGATTCTAGCAAGCAACCAATAGACCAAGGGCTCCCCTCCCTCGTCCCCTCAATTGCCCTCGAAGGGATCGACCCCTCTGACACCGTAGCCGTTCTGGGAATGCTCGTCAAACATTCCAGCGCAACATATTTGGAAGACATCTACGGTCGCGTCAAGCTTATCATGCGTGGGTGTGTGCACCCTCCTGTTGGCGTCGTGGGAGAAGGATTTTTCGTTGTGGTGAAGGGGCAGTGGGTTGGTGGATTGTTTGTTGTGGCTAGCGTAGACCTCCCGCCCGCAGAGAGGCGCGAAGACACACTGAGGGTCGTTGGCTCTGATTTTGATCTTTTCGGTCGACGCCCCGATGACGTTGTGGCGGCATTTAGGCGGGAGAAAACTTCGTTGGGCTCTGTGGTAATCGTGATGTCGCAGATTCACCTTGACCAGCGCTCAACCGTCGATAGTCTCATAAGTTTCTTCAGAGAAATGCAAAACCGGTCGGAAGCTGAGCTGACAGATACTACACTGGTTATGGTCGGCGAGTTTTGCTCCAGCCCGATTCACTACGATGACGTTTCACATCTTCCCGAACCCTTCGAAGGCTGTGATCGCTACAGATCACTTATGAACATTCTCGCGACTGTAATTACTGTTCATGCGCCGAGCGTTGCGCAACTCACACAGGTGGTTATTGTTCCTGGGTGTGGCGACATTACGGGTCTTCTTGGCGTTTTACCACAGCCACCTATTGTCAGCACATTTGGCAAAGTTTTGCAGGCGCGTTTGAAGAAGGTTGTCTTAGCCCCTAACCCTTGCCGGCTGCGCTTCTTCACGCACGAAATGATAGTAGTTCGTCGGGATTTCTCTCGGTCGCTGCGGGAGAAGGAGCGCACATTCGAGTGGTCCCGGCATGAGGCATCCACGCCTGTTATTTCCTTTGAAAGTATTGCAAAGACTATCCTGGACGAGGCGCACTTGGCGCCGGGGGTGACGGAGGGGATTTTGTGGAAAGCAGATAAGGCACTCTGCCTACCAGTGCTTCCACATCTTCTCGTTATGTGCGACAGCACAGAACAGTGGGAGTGTTCCTACAAGGGGGTTCGTATCGTCAACCCAGGGCCATTCTCGCTCGGGAAGACATTTCTGTGGTATACGCCAGCTGATGGGGAGTGTAGCCTGAGCAGTGTCGACGACCAAGTATGA